Proteins encoded by one window of Pseudomonas sp. PSKL.D1:
- a CDS encoding aspartyl/asparaginyl beta-hydroxylase domain-containing protein, whose amino-acid sequence MTDATLPRCARLPLAIDLAALLQALQKVPAQAWQSHFNTGYYEGEWSGVALVSTEDAPVPLAPGQGKALCLGWWLDEAAWQAVLAPFRATLRAARLLRLGPGARIHEHRDPDLGRPGGPLRLHVPLLSPRGVEFLVDGLQVPMRPGECWFIDLSRPHRVSNPGPGERIHLVLDCLPDGWLLALIEQGRAQTPALQPGRAGQAFDAFRQCVAQSPELAARLQALSDPRDFVAEAVALGARIGLDFSDAEVHSAMRQGKQAWSDQWRV is encoded by the coding sequence ATGACCGACGCAACCCTGCCGCGCTGTGCCCGGCTACCCCTGGCCATCGACCTGGCGGCCCTGCTACAGGCCTTGCAGAAGGTGCCCGCCCAAGCCTGGCAAAGCCATTTCAACACCGGCTACTACGAGGGCGAGTGGAGCGGGGTGGCGCTGGTCAGCACCGAGGATGCGCCGGTGCCGCTGGCACCTGGCCAAGGCAAGGCACTGTGCCTGGGCTGGTGGCTGGACGAGGCGGCCTGGCAGGCCGTGCTGGCGCCGTTTCGCGCAACCCTGCGGGCGGCACGCCTGCTGCGTCTGGGCCCGGGTGCACGGATCCACGAGCACCGCGACCCGGACCTGGGCCGCCCCGGCGGCCCGCTGCGCCTGCATGTGCCGCTGCTGAGCCCGCGAGGGGTCGAGTTCCTGGTTGACGGCTTGCAGGTGCCCATGCGCCCGGGCGAGTGCTGGTTCATCGACCTGTCGCGCCCGCACCGGGTAAGCAACCCGGGCCCTGGCGAGCGCATTCACCTGGTGCTCGATTGCCTGCCTGACGGCTGGCTGCTGGCGTTGATCGAGCAAGGGCGGGCGCAGACGCCGGCCTTGCAACCGGGCCGGGCAGGGCAGGCATTTGACGCTTTCCGCCAGTGCGTGGCGCAGTCGCCTGAGCTGGCGGCCCGCCTGCAGGCACTGAGCGACCCGCGCGACTTCGTGGCCGAGGCCGTCGCCCTGGGCGCGCGCATCGGCCTGGACTTTTCTGACGCCGAAGTGCACAGCGCCATGCGCCAGGGCAAGCAGGCATGGAGCGACCAATGGCGAGTGTGA
- a CDS encoding HlyD family efflux transporter periplasmic adaptor subunit, producing MMLPALRADLQLSPAAPALDGAPQWTLADPLRGRYFKLGAAAVRLLRHWPLGEPQQVLDAANGEPGAPLDGEALQDLLTFLGHHDLLTAQDPRQRQSYAGKAAAIHQGLWKKALHQYLFFRIPLWRPDAFLNRTWPVLERHGGWLLRAGLPLLLVLGLFLVMRDWSRFVATFPHLFSLGGLLAFGLALGFAKLCHEFGHAYMAKRAGCRVQSMGLAFMVMLPMFYTDVSDAWRVSDRRSRLLIDAGGVFAELVLAVLALLAWSLLPDGPLRTAAFMLASATWITTLLVNLNPFMRFDGYFLVSDLWGVENLQQRAFALCRWRLREALFGYGQPMPEPWPPALRRRLLVWGYGAWIWRAVLFFGIALAVYHLFFKVLGIFLMLVELVWFIGLPVWKELQHWWQQRAQAQPGKALRIGAGLALLLALLVVPWRGGVEVPAMLEASRVSALHAPVAARLKSLPVRDGQAVTQGQLLLELESPDLDSRQAIVRREIDSLQLLLRRQSGRSATASDAGVIEQQLAEAVAQYRGLAAQRERLLLRAPRTGVLRDLPADLAPGQWVNTALTLGRVVEPGVRLRGYLAEADLWRVAAGSEGRFIADDPSRAALAVRLQQVDATGVAYLDQQALASDRHGPIAVRRDGQQRAEPLQAQYGVQLSALGDTADVAQPLRGMVVLDGGRESLLGAAWRRLAALGVRESGF from the coding sequence GTGATGCTTCCAGCGCTGCGGGCGGACTTGCAGCTGTCGCCGGCCGCCCCGGCACTGGACGGCGCGCCGCAATGGACCTTGGCCGACCCGCTGCGGGGTCGTTACTTCAAGCTGGGTGCGGCGGCGGTACGCCTGCTGCGCCACTGGCCGCTGGGGGAGCCGCAGCAGGTGCTCGACGCCGCCAATGGCGAGCCCGGTGCGCCGCTGGATGGTGAAGCACTGCAAGACCTGCTGACCTTTCTCGGCCATCACGACCTGCTCACCGCGCAGGATCCGCGCCAGCGCCAGAGCTATGCCGGCAAGGCCGCCGCAATCCACCAGGGGCTGTGGAAAAAGGCCCTGCACCAGTACCTGTTCTTCCGCATCCCCCTGTGGCGCCCGGACGCCTTTCTCAATCGCACCTGGCCTGTGCTCGAACGCCACGGTGGCTGGCTGCTCAGGGCTGGCCTGCCATTGCTGCTGGTGCTCGGCCTGTTCCTGGTGATGCGCGACTGGTCGCGCTTCGTCGCCACCTTCCCGCACCTGTTCAGCCTCGGCGGCCTGCTTGCCTTTGGCCTCGCCCTGGGCTTCGCCAAGCTGTGCCACGAGTTTGGCCATGCCTACATGGCCAAGCGCGCCGGCTGCCGGGTGCAGAGCATGGGCCTGGCGTTCATGGTGATGCTGCCGATGTTCTACACCGACGTCAGTGATGCCTGGCGCGTCAGTGATCGGCGCTCGCGGCTGCTGATCGATGCTGGCGGGGTGTTCGCCGAACTGGTGCTGGCGGTGCTGGCGCTGCTGGCCTGGTCGCTGTTGCCCGACGGGCCGCTGCGCACGGCGGCGTTCATGCTGGCCAGCGCCACCTGGATCACCACCTTGCTGGTCAACCTCAACCCGTTCATGCGGTTTGACGGTTACTTTCTGGTCAGCGACCTGTGGGGTGTCGAGAACCTGCAGCAGCGGGCCTTTGCCCTGTGCCGCTGGCGCCTGCGTGAGGCGCTGTTCGGCTATGGCCAGCCGATGCCCGAACCCTGGCCGCCGGCATTGCGACGGCGCCTGCTGGTGTGGGGCTATGGAGCGTGGATCTGGCGTGCAGTGCTGTTCTTCGGTATCGCCCTGGCGGTGTACCACCTGTTCTTCAAGGTGCTGGGGATCTTCCTGATGCTGGTGGAACTGGTTTGGTTCATTGGCTTGCCGGTGTGGAAGGAACTGCAGCACTGGTGGCAACAGCGCGCCCAGGCCCAGCCTGGCAAGGCTTTACGCATCGGCGCCGGCCTGGCGTTGCTGTTGGCGCTGTTGGTGGTGCCGTGGCGCGGTGGCGTGGAAGTGCCGGCGATGCTTGAAGCATCGCGGGTCAGCGCCCTGCATGCGCCAGTGGCGGCGCGGCTGAAAAGCCTGCCGGTACGCGATGGCCAGGCGGTTACCCAGGGCCAGCTGTTGCTGGAACTGGAGTCGCCGGACCTGGATTCGCGCCAGGCCATCGTGCGCCGTGAAATCGATAGCCTGCAGCTGCTGTTGCGTCGCCAGTCCGGGCGCAGCGCCACGGCCAGCGATGCCGGGGTGATCGAGCAGCAACTGGCCGAGGCGGTGGCCCAATACCGTGGCCTGGCCGCCCAGCGCGAGCGCCTGCTGTTGCGCGCACCGCGCACGGGCGTGCTGCGCGACCTGCCGGCCGACCTGGCGCCGGGGCAGTGGGTGAACACCGCGCTGACGCTGGGGCGGGTGGTCGAGCCGGGCGTGCGCCTGCGCGGTTACCTGGCCGAGGCCGACCTGTGGCGGGTGGCGGCGGGCAGTGAGGGGCGATTCATTGCCGATGACCCGTCCCGCGCTGCGCTGGCGGTGCGCCTGCAGCAAGTGGATGCCACCGGTGTGGCCTACCTCGACCAGCAGGCGCTGGCGTCCGACCGCCACGGCCCGATTGCCGTGCGCCGCGATGGCCAGCAACGCGCCGAGCCGTTGCAGGCGCAGTACGGTGTGCAGCTGTCGGCATTGGGCGACACCGCCGATGTGGCGCAGCCACTTCGCGGCATGGTGGTGCTCGATGGCGGCCGCGAGTCGCTGCTGGGTGCGGCCTGGCGTCGACTGGCGGCGCTGGGTGTGCGTGAAAGTGGTTTCTAA
- a CDS encoding efflux RND transporter periplasmic adaptor subunit: MNVASGAAERAFALFLGLERQAREAATTEELAFAMVNDGQALFGFRHAALLIAGKVRALTGISVVEANAPFVAFVECAAGRLQAAGVAGQAGAVEPSMLDAQALADWQDLSAGQAYWLPLLDRQGRPFGGLWLAREHPFNVSEHSLLVQLAHAYAHAWQALDPVRPWRLRWPRRRVLAVLGAALLVLMVPVRQSVLAPAEVVPRGGWVVAAPLDGVIAEFLVKPNQTVAAGDLLVRFDATTLKAQADVAERALGVAEAELKASTQRAFTDADSSARLDLLAARMEQKRAELDYARQLLARSEIRAERAGIAVFADAERWTGKPVQTGERLMQLADPAQAELRLELPVGDAIALQPDAQVALFLDSDPLHRHQATLERAAYEAQATAAGQLAYRLDATFTDTPPRIGLRGTAKLYGERAPLAYYLLRRPLAAVRQGLGL; this comes from the coding sequence ATGAACGTCGCCAGTGGTGCGGCCGAGCGCGCGTTCGCCCTGTTTCTCGGCCTGGAGCGCCAAGCCCGGGAGGCGGCGACCACTGAAGAGCTGGCATTCGCCATGGTCAACGACGGCCAGGCACTGTTCGGCTTTCGCCACGCCGCCCTGCTGATTGCCGGCAAGGTGCGGGCGCTGACCGGGATCAGCGTAGTCGAGGCCAATGCGCCGTTCGTGGCCTTTGTCGAGTGTGCCGCTGGCAGGCTGCAGGCGGCGGGTGTGGCTGGCCAGGCCGGGGCCGTCGAGCCCTCGATGCTCGATGCCCAGGCCCTGGCCGACTGGCAGGACCTGTCGGCCGGGCAGGCGTACTGGCTGCCGTTGCTCGACCGCCAGGGCCGCCCGTTCGGTGGCCTGTGGCTGGCCCGTGAACACCCCTTCAACGTTTCCGAGCACTCGCTGCTGGTGCAGCTGGCCCACGCCTATGCACACGCCTGGCAGGCCCTCGACCCGGTTCGCCCATGGCGCCTGCGCTGGCCTCGGCGGCGCGTGCTGGCGGTGCTGGGGGCGGCGCTGCTGGTGCTGATGGTGCCGGTGCGCCAGTCGGTGCTGGCGCCAGCCGAAGTGGTGCCGCGCGGCGGCTGGGTGGTGGCGGCGCCGCTGGACGGCGTGATCGCCGAATTCCTGGTCAAGCCCAACCAGACCGTGGCGGCCGGCGACCTGCTGGTACGCTTCGACGCCACCACGCTCAAGGCCCAGGCCGATGTGGCCGAGCGTGCCCTGGGCGTTGCCGAAGCGGAACTCAAGGCCAGCACCCAGCGAGCCTTCACCGATGCCGACTCCAGCGCGCGCCTGGACCTGCTGGCCGCGCGGATGGAGCAGAAGCGCGCCGAGCTCGACTATGCCCGGCAGTTGCTGGCGCGCAGCGAGATCCGCGCCGAGCGAGCAGGTATCGCGGTGTTTGCCGACGCCGAGCGCTGGACCGGCAAACCGGTGCAGACCGGCGAGCGGCTGATGCAACTGGCCGACCCTGCCCAGGCCGAGTTGCGCCTGGAGTTGCCGGTGGGGGATGCCATCGCCCTGCAGCCGGATGCGCAGGTGGCGTTGTTCCTCGACAGCGACCCGCTGCATCGGCACCAGGCCACACTCGAACGGGCTGCCTACGAAGCCCAGGCGACTGCAGCGGGGCAGTTGGCCTACCGATTGGATGCAACCTTCACCGACACACCACCACGTATCGGCTTGCGCGGCACGGCCAAGCTCTACGGCGAACGCGCACCACTGGCCTACTACCTGCTGCGCCGCCCGCTGGCAGCAGTGCGCCAAGGGCTGGGGCTGTGA
- a CDS encoding efflux RND transporter periplasmic adaptor subunit, whose product MLHLPLAWASEAPGDPLLDTPHATAEAGNGHNARGVLRARDQAVLASELAGRIVEMPYADGEDFKKGSTLARFDCSAYQAQLNAAQAAVRAAREELNHNRQLAALKSVGQFEVSLADVKQAQAQAEAQVYQVQVKRCVVTAPFDGRVVQRRAQPHESVANGAPLLEVVDNRSLEIQLLVPSRWLARVKPGQVFQFTPDETGQPLAAKVKRVGARIDEGSQTLLLIGELPTDAHGLLAGMSGTASFADKP is encoded by the coding sequence ATGTTGCACCTGCCGCTGGCCTGGGCCAGCGAGGCCCCTGGCGACCCCTTGCTGGATACCCCGCACGCCACCGCCGAGGCGGGCAATGGGCACAATGCCCGTGGCGTGCTGCGTGCCCGCGACCAGGCCGTGCTGGCCAGTGAACTGGCCGGGCGCATCGTCGAGATGCCCTACGCCGACGGCGAAGACTTCAAGAAGGGCAGCACCCTGGCCCGTTTCGACTGCTCGGCCTACCAGGCCCAGCTCAACGCTGCCCAGGCCGCCGTGCGCGCCGCTCGCGAAGAGCTCAACCACAACCGCCAACTGGCCGCGTTGAAATCCGTGGGCCAGTTCGAAGTGTCGCTGGCCGACGTCAAGCAGGCCCAGGCCCAGGCCGAAGCCCAGGTGTATCAGGTGCAGGTCAAGCGCTGCGTGGTCACCGCGCCGTTCGACGGCCGGGTGGTGCAGCGCCGCGCGCAACCTCACGAAAGCGTCGCCAATGGCGCGCCGTTGCTGGAAGTGGTGGATAACCGCTCGCTGGAGATCCAGTTGCTGGTGCCTTCGCGCTGGCTGGCCCGGGTCAAGCCTGGCCAGGTGTTCCAGTTCACCCCCGATGAAACCGGCCAGCCCTTGGCGGCCAAGGTCAAGCGGGTGGGCGCGCGCATCGATGAAGGCAGCCAGACGCTGCTGCTGATCGGCGAGCTGCCCACCGATGCCCACGGCCTGCTGGCCGGCATGAGCGGCACCGCCAGCTTTGCGGACAAACCATGA
- a CDS encoding glucarate dehydratase family protein produces MKIVRVTVTPIAFRDPPLLNASGIHEPYALRSIIEIESDTGYIGLGESYGDAPALAIQQAVQQQLIGLDPFNLNQLRAIVQATVAAHRPATLAGAELAPGSHASKAVSNAYSAFEVAFLDLQAHALNVPLVDLLGGAIREQIPFSAYLFFKYAQHIDSPYKADNWGEAISEEQIVAQARRMIEAYGFQSIKLKAGALEPEHEVSCIKALKKAFPGMPLRIDPNGNWSLETAVRMAELLGDDLQYYEDPTPGLGGMAELHKRTGLPLATNMVVTDFDELRRSIAQNSVQIVLADHHYWGGLRDTQALAKMCETFGLGVSMHSNSHLGISLMAMAHVAAAVPNLDYACDTHYPWQEPDEEVIKGGKLPIIDGCVRITRAPGLGVELDHDQLGKLHDQYLSCGIRQRDDVKQMQRYRPDWKAVKPRF; encoded by the coding sequence TTGAAAATTGTCCGCGTCACCGTCACCCCCATTGCGTTTCGTGACCCACCGCTGCTCAATGCCAGCGGCATCCATGAACCCTACGCCCTGCGCTCGATCATCGAGATCGAAAGTGATACCGGCTATATTGGCCTGGGGGAGAGCTACGGCGATGCGCCCGCGCTGGCCATCCAGCAAGCGGTGCAGCAACAGCTGATAGGGCTTGACCCGTTCAACCTCAACCAATTGCGTGCCATTGTGCAGGCCACGGTGGCCGCACACCGCCCCGCGACCCTGGCCGGTGCCGAACTGGCGCCCGGTTCCCATGCCAGCAAAGCGGTGAGCAATGCCTACTCGGCCTTTGAAGTGGCGTTTCTGGACCTGCAGGCGCATGCGCTGAACGTGCCGCTGGTGGACCTGCTTGGTGGCGCAATCCGCGAGCAGATCCCGTTCAGTGCCTACCTGTTCTTCAAGTATGCCCAGCACATCGACTCGCCGTACAAAGCGGACAACTGGGGCGAGGCCATCAGCGAAGAGCAGATCGTCGCCCAGGCGCGGCGCATGATCGAGGCCTATGGGTTCCAGAGCATCAAGCTCAAGGCCGGTGCCCTGGAGCCTGAGCACGAGGTGTCGTGCATCAAGGCGCTGAAGAAAGCGTTCCCCGGGATGCCGCTGCGCATCGACCCGAACGGCAACTGGTCACTGGAAACCGCCGTGCGCATGGCTGAGTTGCTGGGTGACGACCTGCAGTACTACGAAGACCCCACCCCGGGCCTGGGCGGCATGGCCGAGCTGCACAAACGCACCGGCCTGCCGCTGGCGACCAACATGGTAGTCACCGACTTTGACGAGCTACGCCGTAGCATTGCCCAGAACAGCGTGCAGATCGTGCTGGCCGACCACCATTACTGGGGCGGCCTGCGCGACACCCAAGCGCTGGCAAAAATGTGCGAAACCTTTGGCCTGGGCGTGTCCATGCATTCCAACTCGCACCTGGGCATCAGCCTGATGGCCATGGCCCACGTGGCGGCGGCGGTGCCGAACCTGGACTACGCCTGCGACACCCATTATCCATGGCAGGAGCCGGACGAAGAGGTGATCAAAGGCGGCAAGTTGCCGATCATCGATGGTTGCGTGCGCATTACCCGTGCACCGGGCCTGGGTGTGGAGCTTGACCATGACCAGCTGGGCAAGCTGCACGACCAGTACCTGAGCTGTGGCATTCGTCAGCGCGATGACGTGAAGCAGATGCAGCGTTATCGGCCGGACTGGAAAGCCGTCAAGCCCCGGTTTTGA
- a CDS encoding MFS transporter, translating to MNTSNAASDPAVLAQAAAKVKRHVLPLFVIMFIVNYIDRVNIGFVRSHLETDLGIGAAAYGLGAGLFFIGYAIFEVPSNMLLQRYGARAWLTRIMFTWGAAAMAMAFVRGETSFYVLRFILGAAEAGFFPGIIYYFTQWLPAAERGKAMAIFLSGSAIASVISGPVSGGLLHIEGLSLHGWQWMFLIEGFASVVLCGFVWFWLQSHPREAKWLSKAEQDALIEAIALEQKAREANQVSRPSMFRLLADKQIALFCFIYFSIALTIYGATFWLPSMIKKMGSLSDFEVGLFNSIPWLISIVAMYVFAAMASKWKHQQAWVALMLVIAAFGMFMSTTGGPVFAFVAICFAAIGFKAASALFWPIPQGYLDARIAAAVIALINSIGNLGGFVAPTAFGFLEQTTGSIEGGLYGLAATSLLAAAAVFLARTTPRSGAPGRAIAKVAPNTETHHHAMRNGPQGAAS from the coding sequence TTGAACACCTCAAACGCCGCGTCAGACCCTGCCGTGCTCGCCCAGGCGGCCGCCAAGGTCAAACGCCATGTGCTGCCGCTGTTTGTCATCATGTTCATCGTCAACTACATCGACCGGGTCAACATCGGCTTCGTGCGCAGCCACCTGGAAACCGACCTGGGTATTGGAGCGGCCGCCTACGGGCTGGGTGCCGGCCTGTTCTTCATCGGCTACGCGATCTTCGAAGTGCCCTCGAACATGCTGTTGCAGCGCTATGGCGCCCGCGCCTGGCTGACGCGCATCATGTTCACCTGGGGCGCGGCGGCGATGGCCATGGCGTTCGTGCGCGGCGAAACCAGCTTCTATGTGCTGCGCTTTATTTTGGGTGCTGCCGAAGCCGGGTTCTTCCCGGGCATCATCTATTACTTCACCCAGTGGCTGCCGGCCGCCGAGCGCGGCAAGGCGATGGCCATCTTCCTCAGCGGCTCGGCCATAGCGTCGGTCATCTCGGGCCCAGTGTCGGGTGGGTTGCTGCACATCGAGGGCCTGAGCCTGCATGGCTGGCAGTGGATGTTCCTGATCGAAGGCTTTGCCTCGGTGGTGCTGTGCGGGTTTGTGTGGTTCTGGTTGCAGTCGCACCCGCGTGAGGCGAAGTGGCTGAGCAAAGCCGAACAGGATGCGTTGATCGAGGCCATCGCGCTGGAGCAGAAAGCCCGCGAAGCGAACCAGGTCAGCCGGCCGTCGATGTTCAGGTTGCTGGCCGACAAGCAGATTGCCCTGTTCTGCTTCATTTACTTCTCCATTGCCCTGACCATCTACGGCGCGACCTTCTGGTTGCCGAGCATGATCAAGAAAATGGGCAGCCTCAGCGACTTCGAGGTCGGCCTGTTCAACTCGATCCCGTGGTTGATCTCTATCGTGGCGATGTACGTGTTCGCCGCCATGGCCAGCAAGTGGAAGCACCAGCAAGCCTGGGTAGCGCTGATGCTGGTGATTGCGGCGTTTGGCATGTTCATGTCGACCACCGGGGGGCCAGTGTTTGCCTTCGTTGCCATCTGCTTTGCCGCTATCGGTTTCAAGGCCGCCTCGGCGTTGTTCTGGCCGATCCCCCAAGGCTACCTGGATGCGCGGATCGCGGCGGCGGTCATTGCCTTGATCAACTCCATCGGCAACCTCGGCGGCTTCGTTGCACCCACTGCGTTCGGCTTCCTTGAGCAAACCACCGGTTCCATCGAGGGCGGGTTGTACGGCCTGGCGGCAACGTCGCTGCTGGCGGCGGCGGCAGTGTTCCTGGCCCGCACCACGCCACGCAGCGGCGCCCCGGGGCGGGCGATTGCCAAGGTTGCCCCAAACACCGAAACCCATCATCACGCCATGCGTAACGGCCCACAGGGAGCTGCCTCTTGA
- a CDS encoding LysR family transcriptional regulator, producing the protein MFELSQLRCFTTVATELNFRRAAERLNMTQPPLSRQIQLLEHALGVELFTRTTRTVALTAAGRAFFIEAQNLLERAQQAAVSARRFAQGDIGTVNVSFVGSAVYEFLPKVIAEARLKQPQVKIELSEMNTYQQHEALRARRVDLGIVRAQLLETGYANECLVREPFVLAVHRSHPLAHAGEVSIQDLDAQPFLMYAHSAYPPFNELLTGRLRSARVAPQFVQWLGSSLTILALVNAGMGLALVPRCASSVVFRNVVFREIDLGEGVLSELHLVWHQDNDNPAFAMLLEGIRTAAREGWPATGSSH; encoded by the coding sequence ATGTTCGAACTCTCGCAACTTCGCTGCTTCACTACCGTGGCCACGGAGCTGAACTTTCGCCGGGCGGCGGAGCGGCTCAACATGACCCAGCCGCCGCTCAGCCGGCAGATCCAGCTGCTGGAGCATGCGCTGGGGGTGGAACTGTTCACCCGCACCACGCGTACGGTTGCCCTGACCGCGGCAGGCCGGGCGTTCTTTATCGAGGCGCAGAACCTGCTGGAACGCGCTCAGCAGGCTGCCGTCAGCGCCAGGCGTTTTGCCCAGGGTGATATCGGCACGGTGAATGTCAGCTTTGTCGGCAGCGCCGTGTACGAGTTTTTGCCCAAGGTGATTGCCGAAGCCCGCCTGAAGCAGCCACAGGTGAAGATCGAACTGTCGGAGATGAACACCTACCAGCAGCATGAAGCGCTGCGTGCCCGCCGTGTCGACCTGGGCATCGTGCGGGCGCAGTTGCTGGAAACTGGCTACGCCAATGAATGCCTGGTGCGCGAGCCGTTCGTGCTTGCCGTGCACCGTAGCCACCCGCTGGCCCACGCAGGGGAGGTGTCCATCCAGGACCTGGATGCGCAGCCGTTTCTGATGTACGCCCACTCGGCCTACCCACCGTTCAACGAACTGCTCACCGGCAGGTTGCGCTCGGCACGGGTGGCGCCGCAGTTCGTGCAGTGGCTGGGGTCATCCCTGACCATTCTGGCGCTGGTCAATGCGGGGATGGGGCTGGCGTTGGTACCCCGCTGCGCCAGCAGCGTGGTGTTCAGGAATGTGGTGTTTCGCGAGATCGACCTGGGCGAAGGCGTGCTGAGCGAACTGCACCTGGTGTGGCACCAGGACAACGACAACCCGGCCTTCGCCATGTTGCTGGAGGGCATTCGCACGGCCGCCCGTGAAGGGTGGCCTGCCACAGGGTCATCACACTAA
- a CDS encoding D-isomer specific 2-hydroxyacid dehydrogenase family protein, with the protein MSHSIIASQLDSQANQTLRDRLADHEVIDIAPGQLTLDVPADVFIVRPINVRGQRVDTPPPGWPWGLKWVQLVSSGIDFYPDWVFRGAPVTSGKGANAEYVAEFALALVFAAAKQLPGLWVNNADWRLTALAPVHGRTLGILGFGSIGQHLARKAVALGMRVLALSRPGQPIAEVPGVEQADDLSELFAGSHHLVLAAPLTPATRGLINRQVLAHARPGLHLINIARGGLLDQQALLEALDSGLVGRASLDVTDPEPLPAGHPLYHHPQVFLSPHTSAISEDGYPAFLDAFITNFHCYREQLPLANLVDTDRGY; encoded by the coding sequence ATGAGCCATTCGATCATCGCCAGCCAGCTCGACTCCCAGGCCAACCAGACCCTGCGCGATCGGTTGGCGGACCACGAGGTCATCGACATCGCCCCCGGCCAGCTGACACTGGACGTGCCCGCCGACGTGTTCATCGTGCGCCCGATCAACGTGCGTGGCCAGCGCGTGGACACGCCGCCGCCCGGTTGGCCCTGGGGGCTTAAATGGGTGCAACTGGTGTCCTCGGGTATCGACTTCTACCCCGACTGGGTGTTTCGCGGCGCACCGGTCACCAGCGGCAAAGGTGCCAACGCCGAGTACGTGGCCGAGTTCGCGCTGGCCCTGGTGTTCGCGGCCGCCAAGCAGCTGCCGGGCCTTTGGGTCAATAACGCCGACTGGCGCCTGACGGCGCTTGCGCCGGTGCATGGCCGCACCTTGGGCATCCTTGGTTTTGGCAGCATCGGCCAACACCTTGCGCGCAAGGCCGTGGCACTGGGCATGCGGGTGCTGGCCCTAAGCCGCCCCGGCCAGCCCATCGCCGAGGTGCCAGGGGTTGAACAGGCCGACGACTTGAGCGAGTTATTCGCCGGCAGCCACCACCTGGTACTGGCAGCGCCGCTCACCCCCGCCACCCGCGGGCTGATCAACCGCCAGGTGCTGGCTCATGCGCGCCCCGGGCTGCACCTGATCAACATCGCGCGTGGCGGCCTGCTTGACCAGCAGGCCTTGCTCGAAGCGCTCGACAGTGGCCTGGTCGGCCGGGCCAGCCTGGATGTGACCGACCCCGAACCACTGCCCGCCGGGCACCCCTTGTACCACCACCCGCAGGTGTTCCTGTCGCCCCACACGTCGGCCATTTCCGAAGACGGCTACCCGGCGTTTCTCGACGCCTTCATCACCAACTTCCACTGTTACCGCGAGCAGTTGCCCCTGGCCAATCTGGTCGATACTGACCGCGGCTACTGA